A single Salminus brasiliensis chromosome 20, fSalBra1.hap2, whole genome shotgun sequence DNA region contains:
- the mtrfr gene encoding mitochondrial translation release factor in rescue, which produces MPSLRIVQNFFFCAIRLTRGAVGQEFSLLWLKQAVGWSIIQRAGKKYRPDLPVLKEDDLEEQFVRGSGPGGQATNKTSNCVVLKHIPTGLVVKCHQTRSVEQNRKRAREIMRDKLDIVKGENSELLQMKEESRMKKQEKRRKVNENLERKKLLKRILLIDANQEDNGQKKSNRRAAQK; this is translated from the exons ATGCCCTCGTTGCGTATAGTCCAGAATTTCTTCTTCTGTGCAATAAGACTGACTAGAGGAGCGGTAGGTCAAGAATTCTCCTTGCTTTGGCTCAAGCAGGCAGTGGGATGGTCCATCATTCAGAGAGCTGGGAAAAAATATCGGCCAGATCTACCAGTGTTAAAGGAGGACGACTTGGAAGAGCAGTTCGTCCGTGGCTCTGGACCAGGTGGACAGGCTACTAACAAAACCAGTAACTGTGTGGTATTGAAGCATATCCCGACTGGTTTGGTTGTAAAG TGCCACCAAACCAGATCGGTAGAACAGAATAGGAAACGCGCACGAGAGATCATGCGTGACAAACTGGACATTGTTAAAGGGGAAAATAGTGAACTGCTACAAATGAAGGAAGAATCCAGGatgaaaaaacaagaaaaacgcAGGAAAGTGAATgaaaacttggagagaaaaaaacttCTCAAAAGGATTCTCTTGATTGACGCAAATCAAGAAGATAACGG